AGAAAGCCCCGGCTAACTACGTGCCAGCAGCCGCGGTAATACGTAGGGGGCAAGCGTTGTCCGGAATTATTGGGCGTAAAGCGCGCGCAGGCGGTCATTTAAGTCTGGTGTTTAATCCCGGGGCTCAACCCCGGATCGCACTGGAAACTGGGTGACTTGAGTGCAGAAGAGGAGAGTGGAATTCCACGTGTAGCGGTGAAATGCGTAGATATGTGGAGGAACACCAGTGGCGAAGGCGACTCTCTGGGCTGTAACTGACGCTGAGGCGCGAAAGCGTGGGGAGCAAACAGGATTAGATACCCTGGTAGTCCACGCCGTAAACGATGAGTGCTAGGTGTTAGGGGTTTCGATACCCTTGGTGCCGAAGTTAACACATTAAGCACTCCGCCTGGGGAGTACGGTCGCAAGACTGAAACTCAAAGGAATTGACGGGGACCCGCACAAGCAGTGGAGTATGTGGTTTAATTCGAAGCAACGCGAAGAACCTTACCAGGTCTTGACATCCCTCTGATCGATGCAGAGATGTATCTTTCCTTCGGGACAGAGGAGACAGGTGGTGCATGGTTGTCGTCAGCTCGTGTCGTGAGATGTTGGGTTAAGTCCCGCAACGAGCGCAACCCTTATATTTAGTTGCCAGCACTTCGGGTGGGCACTCTAGATAGACTGCCGGTGACAAACCGGAGGAAGGTGGGGATGACGTCAAATCATCATGCCCCTTATGACCTGGGCTACACACGTACTACAATGGCCGGTACAACGGGCTGCGAAATCGCGAGATGGAGCCAATCCCAACAAAGCCGGTCTCAGTTCGGATTGCAGGCTGCAACTCGCCTGCATGAAGTCGGAATTGCTAGTAATCGCGGATCAGCATGCCGCGGTGAATACGTTCCCGGGTCTTGTACACACCGCCCGTCACACCACGAGAGTTTATAACACCCGAAGTCGGTGGGGTAACCGCAAGGAGCCAGCCGCCGAAGGTGGGATAGATGATTGGGGTGAAGTCGTAACAAGGTAGCCGTATCGGAAGGTGCGGCTGGATCACCTCCTTTCTATGGAGAATCGTTTCCTGCAACGGAAACATTCAAATATGCAGCTTAGCTGCAAAACACTCACTCGTTGCTCAGTTTTGAGAGCTCAAACTCTCAAAACAGCTTGCTTTTGCATGGAGCTTGTTCTTTGAAAACTAGATATCGAAACGAAACAAACGCGAATTAGAACATTCCTTTAAGCTGATCTTGTGTAAACAAGTGAAGTGTTTTTATAAGGTAGATTGCACGTACGATGGTATCGAATGGGAGCGACTTTTGGCTTTGCGCAAGCAAAACAAGGGAAGCGAGCAGTCGAAACCGGAGAACGAGGTTAAGCTACTAAGAGCACACGGAGGATGCCTAGGCGCTAGGAGCCGATGAAGGACGTGGCGAACAACGAAACTGCCTCGGGGAGCTGTAAGCAAGCTTTGATCCGGGGGTGTCCGAATGGGGAAACCCAGCTGGGGTAATTTCCAGTTACACCTAACTGAATACATAGGTTAGTGTGAGGCATACCAGGGGAACTGAAACATCTAAGTACCCTGAGGAAGAGAAAACAATAGTGATTCCGTCAGTAGCGGCGAGCGAACGCGGAGAAGCCCAAACCAGAGAGCTTGCTCTTTGGGGTTGTGGGACGTCTCACATGGAGTTACAAAGGAACCGGTTAAGCGAAGAGGTCTGGAAAGGCCCGCCAAAGAAGGTAAAAGCCCTGTAGTTGAAAGTTAGTTCCCTCCGAGACGGATCCCGAGTAGTGCGGGGCACGTGAAACCCCGTATGAATCCGGCAGGACCATCTGCCAAGGCTAAATACTTCCTAGCGACCGATAGTGAAGCAGTACCGTGAGGGAAAGGTGAAAAGCACCCCGGAAGGGGAGTGAAATAGAACCTGAAACCGTGTGCTTACAAAAAGTCAGAGCCCGTTTTAGGGGTGATGGCGTGCCTTTTGTAGAATGAACCGGCGAGTTACGTTCCCGTGCAAGGTTAAGGTGAAGAGCCGGAGCCGCAGCGAAAGCGAGTCTGAATAGGGCGATGTAGTACGTGGACGTAGACCCGAAACCGGGTGATCTACCCCTGTCCAGGGTGAAGGTGCGGTAACACGCACTGGAGGCCCGAACCCACGCATGTTGAAAAATGCGGGGATGAGGTGGGGGTAGCGGAGAAATTCCAATCGAACTCGGAGATAGCTGGTTCTCCCCGAAATAGCTTTAGGGCTAGCCTCGGAAAACAGAGTCGTGGAGGTAGAGCACTGATTGGGTGCGGGGCCCGCAAGGGTTACCAAGCTCAGTCAAACTCCGAATGCCATAGACTTACTTCCGGGAGTCAGACAGTGAGTGCTAAGATCCATTGTCAAAAGGGAAACAGCCCAGACCATCAGCTAAGGTCCCCAAGTGTGTGTTAAGTGGGAAAGGATGTGGAGTTGCACAGACAACCAGGATGTTGGCTTAGAAGCAGCCACCATTGAAAGAGTGCGTAATAGCTCACTGGTCGAGTGACTCTGCGCCGAAAATGTAACGGGGCTAAACACACCACCGAAGCTATGGCTTGGATCGACTTCACTGCTTCTTTGAGGCGGTGTTTACCACAAGGACATTTTTGTCTGACAAGAGACTCTATCTTGGATGACCAAATGCTTTCCAGGGGATAAACACAGGACTTCGAAGCTGGAGTGAAGTCGATCCAGGGGTAGGGGAGCGTTGTATAAGGGTTGAAGGTGTACCGTAAGGAGCGCTGGACATTATACAAGTGAGAATGCCGGTATGAGTAACGAAAAGATCAGTGAGAATCTGATCCGCCGAAAGCCTAAGGGTTCCTGAGGAAGGCTCGTCCGCTCAGGGTAAGTCGGGACCTAAGGCGAGGCCGAAAGGCGTAGTCGAAGGACAACAGGTCGAAATTCCTGTACCACCGTAAGCCGTTATGAGCAATGGGGGGACGCAGTAGGGTAGTGACGCGGACTGATGGATGTCCGTCTAAGCAGTAAGGCTGATGTGTAGGCAAATCCGCACATTGTAAGGCTGAGCTGTGATGGGGAGCGAAAATTATAGTAGCGAAGGTCATGATCTCACACTGCCAAGAAAAGCCTCTAGCCAGGTGATGGTGCCCGTACCGCAAACCGACACAGGTAGGCGAGAAGAGTATTCTAAGGCGCGCGGAAGAACTCTCGTTAAGGAACTCGGCAAAATGACCCCGTAACTTCGGGAGAAGGGGTGCCCCGGTAGTGTGAATAGCACGAGGGGGCCGCAGTGAAAAGGCCCAAGCGACTGTTTAGCAAAAACACAGGTCTGTGCGAAGCCGTAAGGCGAAGTATACGGGCTGACGCCTGCCCGGTGCTGGAAGGTTAAGGGGAGTGGTTAGGAGCAATCCGAAGCTGTGAACCGAAGCCCCAGTAAACGGCGGCCGTAACTATAACGGTCCTAAGGTAGCGAAATTCCTTGTCAGGTAAATTCTGACCCGCACGAATGGCGTAACGACTTGGGCGCTGTCTCAACGAGAGATCCGGTGAAATTTTAATACCTGTGAAGATGCAGGTTACCCGCGACAAGACGGAAAGACCCCATGGAGCTTTACTGCAGCTTGATATTGAATTTGGGTACGATCTGTACAGGATAGGTGGGAGCCTTTGAAACGTGAGCGCCAGCTTGCGTGGAGGCAACGTTGGGATACCACCCTGATCGTATCTAGGTTCTAACCTGGTACCGTAATCCGGTGCGGGGACAGTGTCAGGTGGGCAGTTTGACTGGGGCGGTCGCCTCCTAAAGAGTAACGGAGGCGCCCAAAGGTTCCCTCAGAATGGTTGGAAATCATTCGAAGAGTGCAAAGGCATAAGGGAGCTTGACTGCGAGACCTACAAGTCGAGCAGGGACGAAAGTCGGGCTTAGTGATCCGGTGGTACCGCATGGAAGGGCCATCGCTCAACGGATAAAAGCTACCCTGGGGATAACAGGCTTATCTCCCCCAAGAGTCCACATCGACGGGGAGGTTTGGCACCTCGATGTCGGCTCATCGCATCCTGGGGCTGAAGTAGGTCCCAAGGGTTGGGCTGTTCGCCCATTAAAGCGGTACGCGAGCTGGGTTCAGAACGTCGTGAGACAGTTCGGTCCCTATCTGTCGTGGGCGTAGGAAATTTGAGAGGAGCTGTCCTTAGTACGAGAGGACCGGGATGGACGTACCGCTGGTGTACCAGTTGTTCCGCCAGGAGCACCGCTGGGTAGCTATGTACGGACGGGATAAACGCTGAAAGCATCTAAGCGTGAAGCCCCCCTCAAGATGAGATTTCCCAGTATGTAAGACCCCTTGAAGACGACGAGGTAGATAGGCTGGGGGTGGAAGTGCAGCAATGCATGGAGCTGACCAGTACTAATCGGTCGAGGGCTTATCCAATAGCAAGTGATAATTCGCGTGTTTCGTTTCGAATCTAGTTTTCAGAGAACAACACTCTGAAATGTAAGCTACGCGTTTGGTGGCGATGGCGGAGGGGTTCCACACGTACCCATCCCGAACACGACCGTTAAGCCCTCTAGCGCCGATGGTACTTGGACCGCAGGGTCCTGGGAGAGTAGGACGCCGCCAAGCAACAGGAAGACACACTTGAATGATTTCGAGTGTGTCTTTTTTATTTTAATGTAATTCATTTTATGTAATTCATTAGTTCTGATTTGACTTGTTATATACATAAAATACTGGCGTTCCAATCCTTAAAGCTGTGATACAATAGGTGAGGTCTATATAGAAAACGGAAACACGCATAAGTACGAGGAGGAACAGTGAACACGATGAAATCAGCCCCGTTTATTGCCGTGGAAGGTCCGATCGGAGCGGGGAAAACAACGCTGGCAACGATGCTTTCCCATGAATTGAATCTTCCGTTAGTTAAAGAAATCGTAGAAGAGAATCCATTTCTGGCTTCCTTTTATCAGGATATCGACGAGTGGAGTTTCCAATTGGAAATGTTTTTTCTGTGTAATCGGTTTAAACAACTGGAAGACACGGGCGTTCATTATGTAGAGCAGAATACCCCAGTCATTTCAGACTATCATATCTATAAAAATATGATTTTTGCCGATCGTACCTTAAAGGGAACGAAACGGGATAAATATCGTCAAATCTATCATCTGTTAACAGATGATCTGCCAAAGCCCAATCTGGTGCTCTATATTGAAGCTGAACTCGATACGTTGATGTACCGCATTAACAAGCGTGGGCGCTCATTTGAGCAGGACATGGACCCGGCATATATGGAACAACTGATCGCCGATTACAAAACAGGCATGGACTATCTGGCGAATAACTCAAATCCACCAGTGATCATTAAGGTCAATGCAGAGCAACTCGATTTTGTGGAAAATCCTGAACACTTCAGGCAAATTGTTAATCAGGTAAAGGAGTATATCATATGAATAACTATGGCATTCCAACGAATGCATTAATTACGGTAGCAGGTACGGTTGGAGTGGGTAAATCCACGTTAACGGCTGCGCTTGCACAGCGTTTGAATTTCAAGACTTCTCTGGAACAAGTTGATCATAATCCATATTTGGAGAAGTTCTATCATGACTTCGAGCGTTGGAGCTTCCATCTGCAGATTTATTTCCTGGCAGAGCGCTTCAAGGAACAGAAAAAGATTTTTGAACTAGGTGGGGGATTCGTGCAGGATCGTTCCATCTATGAAGATACAGGCATTTTTGCACAAATGCATGCAGATCAAGGAACCATGTCTGCTACCGATTTTGAGACATACAGCAGTTTGTTTGAAGCAATGGTGATGACCCCTTATTTCCCACATCCGGACGTACTTATCTATCTGGAAGGTAGCCTGCCTTCGATTTTGAGCCGTATTACGGAGCGCGGACGTGAGATGGAGATTCAAACGGATCGTTCGTACTGGGAGCATATGCACGAGCGCTATTCCGTGTGGATTGATCAGTTTACGGCTTGCCCTGTGCTGCGTCTGAACATTGATGAGTATGATGTGCATGATCCGGCATCGGTGGATGCCATTTTGGCACAGATTGCAGCTGTCATTCAGCCTTCCAAGGAAGTGCAAAGGTAAG
This Paenibacillus xylanexedens DNA region includes the following protein-coding sequences:
- a CDS encoding deoxynucleoside kinase, whose protein sequence is MKSAPFIAVEGPIGAGKTTLATMLSHELNLPLVKEIVEENPFLASFYQDIDEWSFQLEMFFLCNRFKQLEDTGVHYVEQNTPVISDYHIYKNMIFADRTLKGTKRDKYRQIYHLLTDDLPKPNLVLYIEAELDTLMYRINKRGRSFEQDMDPAYMEQLIADYKTGMDYLANNSNPPVIIKVNAEQLDFVENPEHFRQIVNQVKEYII
- a CDS encoding deoxynucleoside kinase, translating into MNNYGIPTNALITVAGTVGVGKSTLTAALAQRLNFKTSLEQVDHNPYLEKFYHDFERWSFHLQIYFLAERFKEQKKIFELGGGFVQDRSIYEDTGIFAQMHADQGTMSATDFETYSSLFEAMVMTPYFPHPDVLIYLEGSLPSILSRITERGREMEIQTDRSYWEHMHERYSVWIDQFTACPVLRLNIDEYDVHDPASVDAILAQIAAVIQPSKEVQR